The genomic window AACCCGACTGGGGTGCTGCAAGAGAACTACGCAGTGAGCAACCACTGTTGGCCACATCGCAGCTGTCGGTATTTCCGCCCGATCCAGGCGTACGGCTCGTGCGGTCCGACGAGCTCGACGTGTATCTCACTGCAGCGATTGCGATGTTCATCGAAGAAGTCGGTGTCGATCCGCGCGCCAACGACGGGGGCCGCGGGTACCGACGAAGAATCGCCGGCCTCATTGCCGCTGGGCGGGCGTGGGCCCGGTTCGAGGACGGCCAGGTCGTCTACAAGGCCGAGATCGGCTCGCAGTCTGCCACCGTGGGGCAGATACAAGGGGTGTGGGTTCATCCGCTGTACCGCGGCCACGGCGTCGGTTCGGCGGGAACGGCCACGGTCGTCGACGCAGTAGTTCGGTCGGGCCGTATCGCGAGTCTCTACGTCAACAGTTTCAATCTGCCTGCTCGCCGTGCGTACGCGCGAATCGGGCTGAGTCAAGTGGCGACGTTCGCCACAGTCCTGTTGGACTGACTGCGATTCGCTGACCGCGGTTGTCGTGTGGGCGAACTACGATGAGCGCGATGAGATCGAAGGATGTACGGACGCCGCTTCGTTTCGCCGCCGCCGTGTTGGTGGCCGTCGTGTCCGTCGGCTCCGTTGCAGCCTGCACCCCGAGCCCGGACGGTCCCGAACCCGCTGCGCAGGCATTTCTAGCCGCGTTCTCCAGCCGCGACATCGATACGGCGTCCGCCGCTACCGATCGGCCCGACAACGCGTCGGCCGCCCTGACCGATGCGTGGGACAACCTGCAAGCCGAATCTTTGGACGCGGCAACAACTTCGGTGCGTGTGAATGGTGACACTGCCACTGTGGGGTACACCTACAGCTGGCATCTGCCGAGGGACCGCGTCTGGACCTATGACGGTGAGTTGCAGATGGGTCGCGCCGACGGGCAGTGGGGTGTGCGGTGGACCTCGACCGACATCCATCCCGGTCTCGGCGACACTCAGACGATGGCACTTCGTTCGACGGCACCGCCGCGTGCTCGTGTCAACGAAAGATCCGGATCCGACGTGCTCGTGCCCGGTGTGGTGCATCGAGTCAAGATCGACGCCGAGGAGTCGGACAGTGTCGTGTCCTCGGCAACTTCGCTCGCGCGGATCCTCGCGCCCTTCGATTCGAGCATTTCGGCGCAGAGCATCGTCGAATCTGCCACCTCCACCGACGGTGACTACCCCGTGGCCCTCCTGCGAGACGAGGATTACCAAGCGGTCGCAGCTCCGCTCGCAGCGTTGTCCGGGGTCACGGTCTCCGACGAATCCGACTTGATCTCGACCGACCGAACGTTTGCGCCGGACCTCGTGTCGCAGGTGAAGAAGGCCGTCATCGAAGAAGTCGACGGCAAGGCGGGGTGGAGTGTTGTCACCGTGAACCGCAACGGTGTGGACATCGACGTGCTGACCGATACGCCTCCCCAGCCAGCTCCCTCCTTCTCCATCAGCCTCGATCGGTACGTTCAGGTCGCTGCGCAGAACGCCGTCGACGCCAGGACCGAGCAGGCGATGATGGTGGTGATTCAACCGTCGACAGGGGCGGTGCTCGCGGTGGCTCAGAACGTGGAGGCCGATCGCGACGGGCCGGTCGCGTCGGCCGGCCTCTATCCGCCGGGATCGACGTTCAAGATCATCACTGCGGGCGCGGCGATCTCGAACGGACTCGCTGGGCCCGACACCACGGTCCCGTGCCCGGGCCGCATCGAGATCGGGGAACGAAGCATCCCGAACTACAACGAGTTCTCACTCGGCAACGTGTCGATGGGAACGGCGTTCACACGTTCGTGCAATACCTCGTTTGCGAAACTCGCCAGTGAGATGCCCGCCGACGCTTTGACCGTCGCGGCGTCCCAGTTCGGTGTGGGGCCCGAGTACGACGTCGTCGGTCTACCGACCGATTCGGGCTCGGTACCTCCCGCGGAGGAACTGGTGCAGCGCACGGAGGACGGATTCGGGCAGGGCAAGGTCGTCGTCTCGACGTTCGGCATGGCGCTCGCCGCCGCGACCGTGGCGCACGGGTCGACGCCCGTGCCGAACCTGATCGTCGGGCGCGAGACCACGATCGAAGGAGACCACCCGGTCATCGAGCCCGCCATGGTCGACGGTCTCCGCGGAATGATGCGCTCGGTGGTCACCAGTGGGACCGCCGAAAGGATCGCCGATCAAGGCGAGGTGTACGGAAAGACCGGCGAAGCCGAAGTGGAAGGCGGGTCGCACGCGTGGTTCGTGGGCTATCGCGGTGACCTCGCATTCGCGACCCTGGTCGTCCGCGGTGGCAGCTCCGACAATGCAGTGGCGGTCACCCGGCAGATGTTCGAGCAGCTGCCGGAAGGCTACTAGGGTCAGGTCAGGGAAGGAGTCCCGATTTGCGTGCCATGACGACGGCCTCGTGACGGGTACGCGCTCCCGTCTTGGCCATGGCGCTGCGCAGGTAGGACTTCACGGTTTCAGGTTTCAGCGAGAGTCGCACGGCCGCTTGCGCGTTGGTGCAGCCGAGGGCGACCTGAGCCAGAACGTCGAGCTCGCGAGCAGTGAGAGCGACTGCGTCGACCCCACCTGGCGGGCGCAACGCACGCGCAATCCGGTCGGACAGCCGTGCCAGCTTCGTCGCCAGTACTTCGTCGGCAGCGCCGGCGGCGAGAGTTCTCACATCGGCATGCACTTCACGCAACATCTCCGTTGCCGCAGCCGAAGTGGAATCGAGCGGTCGGGCATCGAGCAGTCCGACTCGTCGGTCGACTTCGTCGCGGACGGCGATCTCCTGTGAGAGGCGCTTGGACGCGCGAACCATCGTGTCCGAGACTCGGTCACCGATCGGCCCGCGTTCTCGCACTGCCGCGTACATCACTGCGCGTGACGTACCGGCAACCACAACCGGCACAGCCAGGATCGAGTGAAGGCCTTCGCCGAGAACAGGTCCGTCGTAATCGTGGGTGATGTACTGCGAGCTGCGATAGTCGCTCACGGCGGCGGGTTGTCGTTGATCCATGACACGCCCTCCGAGGCCGGACCGACTCGGGATGATCAAGCCGTCGAGCCCGCGCGTTCTGGTGCCGTGCAGAACGCTCAGGCACAGGGTGTTTCCTTCGGTCACTTCGCCGCCGAAGACTACGGAAATGCCCGACGACTTCATCACGTGGCGTAGCTCGGCGCGCAGCGCGTCCCCATCTCGAGGTCGTAGAAGACCGTCTCGAGGTCGAGGACGTTCGCTTCGGCTCACGGTTCTACTCCTCTTCTGTGACTGTGATCCGAATCATAGAGTGCCCTTCGGTCCTCGTGCGTGCGTCGGGTCCCGTGACGTCTGCGTGCACACGAGCGACGGCGTTCGGTGATCACCGACTACGCTGGTCGGCATGTCTGTGACCGCCGACCGCAAGCCCCGTCGCCCCCTAGTTCCAGGCGTCGTATCGCCCGTACGCGCTGTGCCGAAGTCGATCGAGCGCCCCGAGTACGCGTGGAAGTCGACGGCGAACGAAGGCCACGAGCCGTGGGTTCAGAGCCCCGAGGTCATCGAGAAGATGCGTGTTGCCTCGAAGATCGCGGCGAGGGCTCTGCAGGAAGCGGGAAAGGCGGTCGCGCCGGGGGTCACGACCGATGAACTCGATCGCATTGCGCACGAGTACATGATCGACAACGGTGCGTACCCGTCGACACTGGGCTACAAGGGGTTCACCAAGTCGTGCTGCACCTCGCTCAACGAGGTCATCTGCCACGGCATCCCGGATTCGACGGTCATCGAGGACGGTGACATCGTCAACATCGACGTCACCGCGTACATCGACGGTGTGCACGGTGACACCAACGCGACATTCCTCGCGGGCGACGTATCGGAGGAGGCCCGGCTGCTCGTCGAGCGCACACACGAGGCGACGATGCGCGCGATCAAGGCCGTCAAACCGGGCCGCGCGCTCAATGTCATCGGAAGGGTCATCCAGTCGTACGCTCATCGGTTCGGGTACGGGGTGGTCGAGGACTTCACCGGCCACGGTATCGGCACGACTTTTCACAATGGTCTTGTCGTCCTCCACTACGACCAGCCGTCGGTGGAGACGATCATCGAACCGGGAATGACGTTCACGATCGAACCGATGATCAATCTCGGCGGCATCGAAGCCGAGATGTGGGACGACGGGTGGACGGTCGTCACCCACGATCGGAAATGGACTGCGCAGTTCGAGCACACGCTCGTTGTCACCGAGACCGGCAGCGAGATCCTCACCCTCCCATGAGCGGAGCCTGCGGAGTGAATTCAGTTATGTCATGAGCGGAGCCTGCGGAGTGAATCCGGTTTTGTCATGAGCGGAGCCTGCGGAGTGAATCCGGTGCATATGTCATGAGCGGAGCGCTTCTCGTCGCAGGTACGACGTCGGATGCGGGCAAGAGTGTGCTGGTTGCCGGGTTGTGCCGGATGCTTCACCGGCGGGGTGTTGCGGTGGCGCCGTTCAAGGCCCAGAACATGTCCAACAATTCGGTGGTCACCCTCGACGGTGGGGAGATCGGTCGCGCGCAGGCGTTGCAGGCGAGGGCGTGTGGTCTCGAACCGAGCGTTCGATTCAATCCTGTGCTGCTCAAACCAGGAAGCGATCGTACGTCGCAGCTGGTGGTGCGGGGACGAGCGGTAGCTCAGGTGTCCGCGACGAACTACATCGAACACCGCCGAGCGCTACGGGCGGTGGTGGCCGAGGAGCTGGCGTCGCTGCGCGAGGATTTCGATGTGGTGATCTGCGAGGGAGCGGGTTCCCCGGCCGAGATCAATCTTCGTGCAACCGATCTCGCAAACATGGGTTTGGCAACCGCGGCGTCGCTTCCGGTGATCATCGTCGGCGACATCGATCGTGGGGGAGTCCTCGCGCACCTCTACGGAACGGTCGCAGTGCTGTCGCCGGACGATCAAGCGTTGATCAAAGGCTTCGTGATCAACAAGTTCAGAGGGGACCCGTCCCTGCTGGCGCCCGGTCTCGTCGATCTCGAAAAGCTCACCGGTAGGCCGACTTTCGGCGTCATCCCGTTCTCGGACGAGCTGTGGATGGACGCAGAGGATTCGCTCGGAACCACCGCGGACACAGCGGTGGGCAGGCCCGGCCGCCCCGTCGGGTCACAATGGTTGCGAGTTGCAGCAATTCGGTTGCCCCGGATATCGAACACAACGGACGTCGAGGCGCTGGCGTGCGAGCCCGGGGTCTCGGTGAACTGGGTGACCGAGCCGTCGAGACTCACCGATGCGGACCTCGTCGTAATCCCGGGTAGCAAGGCGACGGTGTCGGATCTGCAGTGGCTCAGGCGAACCGGCCTTGCCGACGCCATCGTCGATCGCGTCCACGAAGGCAGGCCGGTGCTCGGAGTGTGCGGCGGATATCAGATGCTGGGTCGGTCGATAACCGACGGGATCGAATCCGACACCGAGTCGGCGCCAGGATTGGGTGTCCTCGACCTCGACGTCGAATTCGGGCCGGAGAAGGTGCTGGCGCAGGTCGAGGGGTCGTCTTCGCTGTTCTCCGACGTCGACGCATCGGGATACGAGATTCACCACGGGCGTGTGGTCCGCAACGGTGACCCGCCATTGTTGAGACATGCAGACGGTAGGGACGAGGGCAGTGCCCGTGACTGCGTTGTCGGTACTCACTGGCACGGACTGCTCGAATCGGATGCGTTCCGACGAGAACTACTTCGGTGGGCTGCCGACCATGCGGGGCGTCGCGGGTTCGAGGTCTCGATCGATACCTCGGTTCGAGCGATGCGCGAGCAGCAACTCGACCTTCTAGCCGACCTGGTGGAGGACAACCTCGACATCGACACCGTGCTCGAGGTGATCGAGCGCGGCGTCGACGTGTGAGAGATACCGATCACGGAGTGGCTCGGCGCAATCCGACCCACCCTGCCGTCGCGAACAACGCGGCCAATGCGAGTGGTATGACGCCCAGCAGGACAACCGACGGAGTATCGACGAAGAAGCGACCAACCGCTGGCCACCACTGCTGCCAGGTGACGAGGATCGCGCCGCCGCCGAACAGTACGATCGCCACAACGCTGATCGTGAGGAAGCCCGTCACCCGGTAGCGCTGGTAGGCAACACCGATGAACAAGCCGATCGCAGCGACGAGCAACAGAGTGGTGAAGATCCCGAGCCACTGCAATGCGGGGGTATCGGTCGCGTAGCGAACGACTCCGAACATTCGCAATTTGATGCCGAACCCGCTGGTAGCCACTTCGACGACGGACATCACGTACACCAGGGTCGCCAGGAACGCCGATTGGACGATGCCGACCAATGCAGTCGCGGTGAAGAATTCCCGTCTGCTGACGGAAATGCCCATTGCGAACGGAAATGTTTGAGTCACGGCCTGAAGATAGAAGCCGACAGCGAAGCCGTACATCGAGAACACAGCACCGGTGAAGTTGAACTCGGCGTCGGTTGTCGGTATCACCGCAAAGATCGTGT from Rhodococcus sp. P1Y includes these protein-coding regions:
- a CDS encoding ABC transporter permease, whose product is MKRTLDVARLHTVAWPLIIGWPIGVLVIAFVISYTIFAVIPTTDAEFNFTGAVFSMYGFAVGFYLQAVTQTFPFAMGISVSRREFFTATALVGIVQSAFLATLVYVMSVVEVATSGFGIKLRMFGVVRYATDTPALQWLGIFTTLLLVAAIGLFIGVAYQRYRVTGFLTISVVAIVLFGGGAILVTWQQWWPAVGRFFVDTPSVVLLGVIPLALAALFATAGWVGLRRATP
- a CDS encoding cobyric acid synthase, with the protein product MSGALLVAGTTSDAGKSVLVAGLCRMLHRRGVAVAPFKAQNMSNNSVVTLDGGEIGRAQALQARACGLEPSVRFNPVLLKPGSDRTSQLVVRGRAVAQVSATNYIEHRRALRAVVAEELASLREDFDVVICEGAGSPAEINLRATDLANMGLATAASLPVIIVGDIDRGGVLAHLYGTVAVLSPDDQALIKGFVINKFRGDPSLLAPGLVDLEKLTGRPTFGVIPFSDELWMDAEDSLGTTADTAVGRPGRPVGSQWLRVAAIRLPRISNTTDVEALACEPGVSVNWVTEPSRLTDADLVVIPGSKATVSDLQWLRRTGLADAIVDRVHEGRPVLGVCGGYQMLGRSITDGIESDTESAPGLGVLDLDVEFGPEKVLAQVEGSSSLFSDVDASGYEIHHGRVVRNGDPPLLRHADGRDEGSARDCVVGTHWHGLLESDAFRRELLRWAADHAGRRGFEVSIDTSVRAMREQQLDLLADLVEDNLDIDTVLEVIERGVDV
- a CDS encoding penicillin-binding transpeptidase domain-containing protein, with protein sequence MRSKDVRTPLRFAAAVLVAVVSVGSVAACTPSPDGPEPAAQAFLAAFSSRDIDTASAATDRPDNASAALTDAWDNLQAESLDAATTSVRVNGDTATVGYTYSWHLPRDRVWTYDGELQMGRADGQWGVRWTSTDIHPGLGDTQTMALRSTAPPRARVNERSGSDVLVPGVVHRVKIDAEESDSVVSSATSLARILAPFDSSISAQSIVESATSTDGDYPVALLRDEDYQAVAAPLAALSGVTVSDESDLISTDRTFAPDLVSQVKKAVIEEVDGKAGWSVVTVNRNGVDIDVLTDTPPQPAPSFSISLDRYVQVAAQNAVDARTEQAMMVVIQPSTGAVLAVAQNVEADRDGPVASAGLYPPGSTFKIITAGAAISNGLAGPDTTVPCPGRIEIGERSIPNYNEFSLGNVSMGTAFTRSCNTSFAKLASEMPADALTVAASQFGVGPEYDVVGLPTDSGSVPPAEELVQRTEDGFGQGKVVVSTFGMALAAATVAHGSTPVPNLIVGRETTIEGDHPVIEPAMVDGLRGMMRSVVTSGTAERIADQGEVYGKTGEAEVEGGSHAWFVGYRGDLAFATLVVRGGSSDNAVAVTRQMFEQLPEGY
- a CDS encoding helix-turn-helix transcriptional regulator, whose translation is MSRSERPRPRDGLLRPRDGDALRAELRHVMKSSGISVVFGGEVTEGNTLCLSVLHGTRTRGLDGLIIPSRSGLGGRVMDQRQPAAVSDYRSSQYITHDYDGPVLGEGLHSILAVPVVVAGTSRAVMYAAVRERGPIGDRVSDTMVRASKRLSQEIAVRDEVDRRVGLLDARPLDSTSAAATEMLREVHADVRTLAAGAADEVLATKLARLSDRIARALRPPGGVDAVALTARELDVLAQVALGCTNAQAAVRLSLKPETVKSYLRSAMAKTGARTRHEAVVMARKSGLLP
- a CDS encoding GNAT family N-acetyltransferase, which gives rise to MLKLLGAKPLSGKDTSNVLRVLDADPIATCMIAARVQESGLDPRSFHGEMWSRGGPEESLCFYGANLVPLLGSVDDLRSFADRACRGPRMCSSLVGRAELTLPLWEMLEPDWGAARELRSEQPLLATSQLSVFPPDPGVRLVRSDELDVYLTAAIAMFIEEVGVDPRANDGGRGYRRRIAGLIAAGRAWARFEDGQVVYKAEIGSQSATVGQIQGVWVHPLYRGHGVGSAGTATVVDAVVRSGRIASLYVNSFNLPARRAYARIGLSQVATFATVLLD
- the map gene encoding type I methionyl aminopeptidase, with the protein product MSVTADRKPRRPLVPGVVSPVRAVPKSIERPEYAWKSTANEGHEPWVQSPEVIEKMRVASKIAARALQEAGKAVAPGVTTDELDRIAHEYMIDNGAYPSTLGYKGFTKSCCTSLNEVICHGIPDSTVIEDGDIVNIDVTAYIDGVHGDTNATFLAGDVSEEARLLVERTHEATMRAIKAVKPGRALNVIGRVIQSYAHRFGYGVVEDFTGHGIGTTFHNGLVVLHYDQPSVETIIEPGMTFTIEPMINLGGIEAEMWDDGWTVVTHDRKWTAQFEHTLVVTETGSEILTLP